In one Desulfoferula mesophila genomic region, the following are encoded:
- a CDS encoding ATP-binding protein, giving the protein MENYEKLGTFYLGKGYDLAKGKVNEELVLYDSKDLTTHGVIIGMTGSGKTGLGISLLEEALIDNIPVIAIDPKGDLPNLLLSFPDLAPGDFAPWVNPSDAANQGQTLEQFAASQAALWKKGLASWGQGPERIARLKEACDMAVYTPGSNAGLPVSLLRNFDPPSPAEQAEADLWREKVAATASSILSLVGIGADPITSREHVLVSNILESVWKEGKSLDLAGLIRSIAEPPFSRVGVMDLDAFYPPKERFALSMRVNNLLAAPGFEAWLQGEPLDIARMLYTPAGKPRASIFCLSHLGDAERMFFVSMLLNRIISWMRGQPGTTSLRALLYFDEIMGYLPPNGNPPSKAPLLTLLKQARAFGLGCVLSTQNPVDLDYKALSNAGTWWLGRLQTQRDKERVLAGLEGAAAGGRAEFNKQAMDQILAGLGKRVFLLHNVHETRPEVFHVRWAMSYLRGPMTREQIKTLMADKKGAADAPAGSAPAVPAAAADRASEALPLSPQGVEVCYLPASGAGAGLTYFPHLLGVVEAHYQSARYGVKLSRTYAQAYGLEEGFGDPDWGEALELQIDPGQLDAEPLSGASFAELPGGVSAKKFKAWQQALIRYVRQNRQVVLYSAPGYKLTSEVGESEAEFRARLGQAMREKRDLLVAKLRRRYESKLGTLERRLFAAQQAVDRENDQASASKMDMYVSAGATLLGALFGRKTISAGTIGRAGTTLRGTRRIYKEKADVERAEQRVAQVRAEMAELEEALNREVDDIEAQLDPSTQELKEISIQAMAKDLTVNLFGLAWLPYLEDAEGHLYPDWK; this is encoded by the coding sequence ATGGAGAACTACGAAAAGCTGGGAACCTTTTATCTGGGCAAGGGCTATGACCTGGCCAAGGGCAAGGTAAACGAAGAGCTGGTTCTCTACGACTCCAAGGACCTCACCACCCACGGGGTGATCATCGGCATGACCGGCTCGGGCAAGACCGGCCTGGGCATCAGCCTGTTGGAAGAGGCGCTGATCGACAACATCCCGGTGATCGCCATCGACCCCAAGGGCGATCTGCCCAACCTGCTGCTCAGCTTCCCCGACCTGGCCCCCGGCGACTTCGCCCCCTGGGTCAACCCCTCCGACGCGGCCAACCAGGGCCAGACCCTGGAGCAGTTCGCCGCGTCCCAGGCCGCGCTGTGGAAAAAGGGCCTGGCCTCCTGGGGCCAGGGGCCGGAGCGCATCGCGCGCCTGAAAGAGGCCTGCGACATGGCGGTCTACACGCCGGGCTCCAACGCGGGGCTGCCGGTGAGCCTGCTGCGCAACTTCGATCCGCCGTCCCCGGCCGAGCAGGCCGAGGCCGACCTCTGGCGCGAGAAGGTGGCGGCCACGGCCTCGAGCATCCTCTCCCTGGTGGGCATCGGCGCCGACCCCATCACCAGCCGGGAACACGTCCTGGTGTCCAATATCCTGGAGTCGGTCTGGAAAGAGGGCAAGTCCCTGGACCTGGCCGGTCTGATCCGCAGCATCGCCGAGCCGCCCTTCAGCCGGGTGGGGGTCATGGACCTGGACGCCTTTTATCCCCCCAAGGAGCGCTTCGCCCTGTCCATGCGCGTCAACAACCTGCTGGCCGCGCCGGGCTTCGAGGCCTGGCTGCAAGGCGAGCCCTTGGACATCGCGCGCATGCTCTACACCCCGGCGGGCAAGCCCCGGGCCTCCATCTTCTGCCTGAGCCACCTGGGCGACGCCGAGCGCATGTTTTTCGTCTCCATGCTGCTGAACCGGATCATCTCCTGGATGCGGGGCCAGCCCGGCACCACCAGCCTGCGCGCCCTGCTTTACTTTGACGAGATCATGGGCTATCTGCCCCCCAACGGCAATCCGCCCTCCAAGGCCCCACTGCTGACCCTGTTGAAGCAGGCCCGCGCCTTCGGCCTGGGCTGCGTGCTCTCCACCCAGAACCCGGTGGATCTGGACTACAAGGCGCTGAGCAACGCAGGCACCTGGTGGCTGGGCCGCTTGCAGACGCAGCGGGACAAGGAGCGGGTATTGGCCGGGCTGGAAGGGGCCGCGGCCGGGGGCCGGGCGGAGTTTAATAAACAGGCCATGGACCAAATCCTGGCCGGGCTGGGCAAGCGGGTGTTCCTCCTGCACAACGTGCACGAGACCCGGCCCGAGGTTTTCCACGTGCGCTGGGCCATGTCCTATCTGCGCGGTCCCATGACCCGCGAGCAGATCAAAACGCTGATGGCCGACAAGAAGGGGGCCGCGGACGCTCCCGCCGGGTCCGCCCCGGCCGTGCCTGCGGCTGCGGCCGACCGGGCCAGCGAGGCCCTGCCGCTCAGCCCCCAGGGCGTGGAGGTCTGTTACCTGCCCGCTTCGGGGGCCGGCGCCGGGCTCACCTACTTCCCCCATCTGCTGGGCGTGGTCGAGGCCCACTACCAGAGCGCCCGCTACGGGGTGAAGCTTTCCCGGACCTATGCCCAGGCCTATGGTCTGGAGGAAGGCTTTGGCGATCCCGACTGGGGCGAGGCCCTGGAGCTGCAGATCGATCCTGGTCAGTTGGATGCGGAGCCCCTTTCCGGGGCCTCCTTTGCCGAGTTGCCCGGCGGGGTGAGCGCCAAGAAGTTCAAGGCCTGGCAGCAAGCCCTGATACGCTACGTGCGCCAGAACCGCCAGGTGGTGCTCTACTCGGCGCCGGGTTACAAGCTCACCAGCGAGGTCGGCGAGAGCGAGGCCGAGTTCCGGGCCCGCCTGGGCCAGGCCATGCGCGAGAAGCGCGACCTACTGGTCGCTAAGCTGCGCCGCCGCTACGAGTCCAAGCTGGGCACCCTGGAGCGCCGCCTGTTCGCCGCCCAGCAGGCCGTGGACCGGGAAAACGACCAGGCCTCGGCCAGCAAGATGGACATGTACGTCTCCGCCGGGGCCACCCTGCTGGGTGCGCTGTTCGGGCGCAAGACCATCAGCGCCGGGACCATCGGCCGGGCCGGCACCACCTTGCGCGGCACCCGCAGAATCTATAAGGAAAAGGCCGACGTGGAGCGCGCCGAACAGCGGGTGGCCCAGGTACGGGCCGAGATGGCCGAGCTGGAGGAGGCGCTCAACCGGGAGGTGGACGACATCGAGGCCCAGCTCGACCCCAGCACCCAAGAGCTCAAGGAAATATCCATCCAGGCGATGGCCAAGGATTTGACGGTGAATCTCTTCGGCCTGGCCTGGCTGCCCTACCTGGAGGATGCCGAGGGCCACCTTTACCCGGATTGGAAGTAG
- a CDS encoding MFS transporter, whose translation MTVQGQRPLIGMCLARAGSGMVFMTVAATMTTLQGAWGISAAQGGAIISAFNLGYALSLVWLSSLADRVGARGVFLASITASALLAVAFALTARDYLTALVGYCLLGVALGGTYTTGLMILSELYPVARRGRVMGAYIASTSLGYALSLVVSGLALAVGGYALAFGLTALGPVLGAAAAWAVLWRPLPAAPAREPAQGMVREVLANKKAMLLIGGYTLHNWELLGMWAWSPAFIVACLAAGGAVEAASRGSLLAGLFHLTGLVASFTAGHLSDLLGRAKIMVITAAAGAAVSLAFGWTLLLPFGLVLTLGMAYAFLALSDSPVLSAALSEAVHPRRLGAAFGLRSMLGFGAGALAPLAFGAILDAAGQGVTGWGLAFGMLGLGGLGAMTCALSYNKASKG comes from the coding sequence ATGACGGTGCAGGGACAACGGCCTCTGATCGGGATGTGTCTGGCCCGCGCGGGCAGCGGCATGGTCTTCATGACCGTGGCGGCCACCATGACCACCCTGCAGGGCGCATGGGGGATATCGGCCGCCCAGGGCGGGGCCATAATCTCCGCCTTCAATCTGGGTTACGCCCTGAGCCTGGTGTGGCTCTCCAGCCTGGCCGACCGGGTCGGCGCGCGCGGCGTCTTTCTCGCCTCCATCACCGCCAGCGCCCTGCTGGCCGTGGCCTTCGCCCTCACCGCCCGGGACTACCTCACCGCCCTGGTGGGCTATTGCCTGCTGGGCGTGGCCCTGGGCGGCACCTACACCACCGGCCTGATGATTCTCTCCGAGCTTTATCCCGTCGCCCGCCGGGGCCGGGTGATGGGCGCCTACATCGCCAGCACCTCGCTGGGCTACGCCCTTTCCCTGGTGGTCAGCGGCCTGGCCCTGGCCGTGGGGGGCTATGCTCTGGCCTTTGGCCTGACCGCCCTGGGCCCGGTGTTGGGCGCGGCGGCCGCCTGGGCCGTGCTGTGGCGGCCCTTGCCCGCCGCACCGGCGCGGGAGCCGGCGCAGGGCATGGTGCGGGAGGTGCTGGCCAACAAGAAGGCCATGTTGCTCATCGGCGGCTACACCCTGCACAACTGGGAGCTACTAGGCATGTGGGCCTGGAGCCCGGCCTTCATCGTGGCCTGCCTGGCCGCGGGCGGCGCCGTCGAGGCCGCCAGCCGGGGCTCCTTGCTGGCCGGGCTGTTCCACCTGACGGGCCTGGTGGCTTCTTTTACGGCGGGCCACCTCTCCGACCTGCTGGGCCGGGCCAAGATCATGGTCATCACCGCGGCGGCGGGGGCGGCGGTTTCTCTGGCCTTTGGCTGGACCCTGCTGCTGCCCTTCGGCCTGGTGCTGACCCTGGGCATGGCCTATGCCTTTTTGGCGCTGTCGGATTCGCCAGTGCTTTCCGCCGCCCTCAGCGAGGCGGTGCACCCGCGCCGCCTGGGAGCGGCCTTCGGCCTGCGCTCCATGCTGGGCTTCGGCGCCGGGGCCCTGGCGCCGTTGGCGTTCGGCGCCATCCTGGACGCCGCGGGTCAGGGCGTGACCGGCTGGGGCCTGGCCTTCGGCATGCTGGGCCTGGGCGGGCTGGGGGCCATGACTTGCGCCCTGTCCTACAACAAGGCCTCCAAAGGCTAG
- a CDS encoding sigma 54-interacting transcriptional regulator, whose product MSRDTASRYRLLLEINNAIVKHTDRKTLFQALATEIRKIVPYDRISINIYDPHTKSLSYFSIAEGVSAQGLEDENRPLAKGAIAQEVIRSRRPLIIPDLNQRSYWASVRSLLQAGLTASMAFPLITRGRVLGTIHLSFIEKPADFAELGGFLAELADVVAVAVENMLAHTRLQELNKNLAQQKHYLLEETEDSYGPDSFFYASPKMAEVMRQAALMAASDASVLITGETGTGKEVVARHLHRESPRREALFVKVNCPALSAGLFESELFGHTKGAFTGAERQRVGRFEMAQGGSLLLDEIGELPLHLQAKLLHVLQDKRFERVGDSRTIEVNFRVIAATNRDLEDAVLQKQFRSDLFYRLNTVSLRLPPLRERREDIPLLIRRLTELQAGRTHREPPFYSPQAVEQLQQHSWPGNVRELKNLVKRLLILRPGKTISGAEIQKFLEPGQSLASVPPMTLAEVERQHIERVLAQTGGVLSGENGAAALLGVPRTTLQYRIKKHGINLTEIKRPTAAEPLN is encoded by the coding sequence ATGAGTCGGGACACTGCCTCGCGTTATCGGCTGTTGTTGGAGATCAACAACGCCATCGTCAAGCACACGGACCGCAAGACCCTGTTCCAGGCCCTGGCCACCGAAATCCGCAAGATCGTTCCCTACGACCGCATCAGCATCAATATCTACGATCCGCATACCAAGTCCCTCAGCTATTTCAGCATCGCCGAGGGTGTCTCGGCCCAAGGCCTGGAGGACGAAAACCGCCCCTTGGCCAAGGGTGCCATCGCTCAGGAGGTCATCCGCTCGCGGCGGCCCCTGATCATCCCGGACCTGAACCAACGCTCCTACTGGGCCTCGGTGCGCTCCCTACTACAGGCGGGCCTTACCGCCTCCATGGCCTTTCCCCTCATAACCAGGGGGCGGGTGTTGGGCACCATCCACTTGTCCTTCATCGAAAAACCGGCTGATTTCGCCGAACTGGGCGGCTTCCTGGCCGAACTGGCCGACGTGGTGGCCGTGGCGGTGGAAAACATGCTGGCCCACACCCGCTTGCAGGAGCTCAACAAAAACCTGGCGCAACAAAAACACTACCTGCTGGAGGAAACCGAAGACTCCTACGGCCCGGACTCCTTTTTCTACGCCTCGCCCAAGATGGCCGAGGTGATGCGCCAGGCCGCACTCATGGCCGCCTCCGACGCCTCGGTGCTCATCACCGGCGAGACCGGCACCGGCAAGGAGGTGGTGGCCCGCCACCTGCACCGCGAAAGCCCGCGCCGCGAGGCCCTGTTCGTCAAGGTGAACTGCCCCGCCCTATCGGCCGGCTTGTTCGAGAGCGAGCTGTTCGGCCACACCAAGGGCGCCTTTACCGGGGCCGAGCGTCAACGGGTGGGACGCTTCGAGATGGCCCAGGGCGGCAGCCTGCTGCTGGACGAGATCGGCGAACTGCCGCTGCATTTGCAGGCCAAACTGCTGCACGTTTTGCAAGACAAGCGTTTTGAGCGGGTGGGCGACAGCCGGACCATCGAGGTGAATTTCCGGGTCATCGCCGCCACCAACCGCGACCTCGAGGACGCGGTGCTGCAGAAACAATTCCGCTCCGACCTGTTCTACCGCTTGAACACGGTGTCCCTGCGCCTGCCGCCCCTGCGCGAGCGGCGCGAAGACATCCCGCTGCTCATCCGGCGGCTCACGGAACTCCAGGCCGGGCGCACCCACCGCGAGCCGCCCTTTTACAGCCCCCAGGCCGTGGAGCAGCTCCAGCAGCATTCCTGGCCGGGCAACGTGCGCGAGCTCAAGAACCTGGTCAAGCGGCTGCTCATTCTGCGGCCCGGCAAAACCATCAGCGGCGCCGAAATCCAAAAGTTCCTCGAGCCCGGCCAGAGCCTGGCCTCGGTGCCGCCCATGACCCTGGCCGAGGTGGAGCGGCAGCACATCGAGCGGGTCCTGGCCCAGACCGGGGGGGTGCTGAGCGGCGAGAACGGAGCGGCGGCCCTGTTGGGGGTGCCGCGCACCACCTTGCAATACCGCATCAAAAAGCACGGCATCAATCTGACGGAAATCAAGCGCCCGACGGCCGCCGAGCCTCTCAACTGA
- a CDS encoding hydroxyacid dehydrogenase — MPDIVISEFMDQDAVDAVSQRYEVVYDAGLVDRPEELAGLLAEARALVVRNRTQVTAALLEAAPQLKVVGRLGVGLDNIDTAACKARGVAVCPATGANDLAVAEWVIASAMLLFRLAFSARAQVIDGLWPRGACMGRETAGKALGLVGFGNIAKETARLARALGMRVLAYDPYVPADDPAWAGAQRFESLTALLAASDAVSLHVPLTDSTRHLIDAAAIAAMKPGAILLNAARGGVVDEDALVGALRSGALGGAALDVYEHEPLTQEYGQRFAGLDNLILTPHIGGVTVESNERVSKLTMENVVRVLEEGA, encoded by the coding sequence ATGCCTGACATCGTAATAAGCGAATTCATGGACCAGGACGCGGTGGACGCGGTGTCCCAGCGCTACGAGGTGGTCTACGACGCCGGCCTGGTGGATCGGCCGGAGGAGTTGGCCGGGCTGTTGGCCGAGGCCAGGGCCCTGGTGGTGCGCAACCGCACCCAGGTCACCGCCGCCCTGCTGGAGGCCGCGCCCCAGCTCAAGGTGGTGGGCCGCCTGGGGGTGGGCCTGGACAACATCGACACCGCGGCCTGCAAGGCCCGGGGAGTGGCGGTCTGCCCGGCCACGGGGGCCAACGACCTGGCCGTGGCCGAATGGGTGATCGCTAGCGCCATGCTGCTCTTCCGTTTGGCCTTCTCGGCGCGCGCCCAGGTCATCGACGGCCTGTGGCCCAGGGGCGCCTGCATGGGCCGCGAGACGGCCGGCAAGGCCCTGGGCCTGGTGGGCTTCGGCAACATCGCCAAGGAGACCGCCCGCCTGGCCCGCGCCCTGGGTATGCGGGTATTGGCCTACGACCCCTACGTGCCCGCCGACGATCCCGCCTGGGCCGGGGCCCAGCGCTTCGAATCGCTTACCGCCCTGCTGGCCGCCTCCGACGCGGTGAGCCTGCACGTGCCGCTTACCGATTCCACCCGCCACCTCATCGACGCGGCGGCCATCGCGGCCATGAAGCCGGGGGCCATCCTGCTCAACGCCGCGCGCGGCGGGGTGGTGGACGAGGACGCCCTGGTGGGCGCGCTGCGCTCCGGGGCCCTGGGCGGCGCCGCCCTGGACGTGTACGAGCACGAGCCCCTCACCCAGGAATATGGCCAGCGCTTCGCCGGCCTGGACAACCTGATCCTCACTCCCCACATCGGCGGGGTGACCGTGGAATCCAACGAGCGGGTGAGCAAGCTGACCATGGAAAACGTGGTGCGGGTGCTGGAGGAGGGCGCATGA